The following are encoded together in the Proteiniphilum saccharofermentans genome:
- a CDS encoding Nramp family divalent metal transporter encodes MKRFNWIHTIGPGLIVGALVFGPSKLTITSKIGANFGYDLLWIILIAIFFMAVYTIIAERIGLATDKSLLTVIGEKWGRKFAAVVGIGIFLVCTSFQTGNSVGVGIAIGELTNTNNNIWIIFFNCVGIALLFFRNFYKVLEKVMIFLIGLMLLAFLITLLEVSPNIGKIISGFIIPKVPTGSMGLIIAFMASCFSIVGAFYTSYLVQERKKINTKSDEKVSKNSSLTGIIVLGVLSAILMICAAAILQPLGIEVKTATDMSLALRPAFGEAASAVFLIGLFAAGFSSIVGNATIGGTLMSDALGFGSSFDSHKTRLLIALVMAFGAIIALLFGSAPLELIVFAQSITIFIVPVIGIAMFLIANDKKVMKENKIRPFLKIPGFIGLCIVIVLALFNFIDIFLK; translated from the coding sequence ATGAAACGATTCAATTGGATACACACTATCGGTCCCGGCTTGATTGTCGGCGCACTGGTATTCGGCCCGAGCAAACTGACCATCACCTCGAAAATAGGGGCAAACTTCGGGTACGATTTACTATGGATCATTCTTATCGCCATCTTTTTTATGGCTGTATATACTATTATTGCCGAACGCATAGGTTTGGCCACCGATAAGTCCCTACTCACAGTAATAGGTGAAAAGTGGGGAAGAAAGTTTGCGGCAGTAGTGGGTATCGGTATTTTTTTAGTGTGTACCTCATTTCAAACCGGCAACTCGGTGGGGGTAGGCATAGCCATCGGGGAATTGACCAATACAAATAACAACATCTGGATAATATTCTTCAATTGTGTCGGCATAGCGTTGCTCTTCTTCCGGAACTTTTATAAAGTGTTGGAAAAGGTGATGATATTCCTGATAGGCTTGATGTTGCTGGCATTCCTTATCACCCTGTTGGAGGTAAGCCCCAATATTGGTAAAATCATTTCCGGTTTTATCATCCCGAAAGTCCCGACCGGATCCATGGGGCTGATCATCGCTTTCATGGCTTCCTGCTTTTCTATTGTCGGAGCCTTTTATACATCCTACCTGGTACAGGAAAGAAAGAAAATAAATACAAAATCAGACGAAAAAGTATCTAAAAACAGTAGCCTGACCGGAATAATTGTCCTGGGAGTGTTGAGCGCAATCCTGATGATTTGTGCGGCTGCGATTCTCCAACCTTTAGGGATCGAGGTGAAAACAGCGACAGACATGTCCCTGGCACTGCGGCCCGCTTTCGGGGAAGCCGCTTCTGCCGTATTTTTAATCGGGCTGTTTGCCGCAGGATTCTCCTCGATAGTCGGAAATGCCACTATTGGAGGAACTTTAATGAGTGACGCATTAGGATTTGGGAGCAGCTTCGATTCTCATAAAACCAGATTGCTGATAGCTCTTGTGATGGCTTTTGGTGCTATTATTGCGCTTCTCTTTGGGAGTGCGCCATTGGAACTGATCGTTTTTGCACAGAGTATTACCATTTTTATAGTCCCTGTGATCGGAATTGCCATGTTCTTAATCGCAAATGATAAAAAAGTCATGAAAGAAAATAAAATAAGACCTTTCCTGAAAATACCGGGATTCATCGGACTGTGCATTGTAATAGTACTGGCCCTGTTTAACTTTATAGATATATTTTTAAAATAA
- a CDS encoding sulfatase encodes MVVKKCEVNTMLTLALVTGTNILAQPTEPAKKYNVLFIASDDLNTDMHCYGNPQVKTPNIDRISRQGIRFDKAYNQYPLSGPSRASLMTGYRPDKTGVYDLEVNFRENLPSAKTIAQLFRENGYFSGRIGKIFHYGVPGEIGTDGMDDSISWTQRFNPIGIDKTEEHLITNYTPKRGLGSSLSFRATDGTDNEHTDAITANVAIQMMRQHKDKSFFLAVGFFRPHCPYIAPKKYFDMYPPDQLLLPEEREDDWANKPDVAKFTDPLHWGLSESHRREVLQAYYASISFMDAQVGKLLDALGELGLKENTIIVFWSDHGYHVGQHGQWMKQSLFEHVARTPLLISVPGITDGTPSSRVVELVDIYPTLAELCELPAPTDLDGKSLVPLLNNPGMEWDYPAFTQVLRYRDNVEIEGRTIRNERYRYTEWSKGLYGLELYDYETDPLEFTNLANDKKYKKIVDEMSWKLRASYE; translated from the coding sequence ATGGTTGTGAAAAAATGTGAAGTCAATACAATGTTGACCCTTGCTTTGGTCACGGGAACAAATATTTTAGCCCAGCCGACTGAACCCGCAAAAAAATACAACGTGTTGTTCATCGCGTCAGATGACCTGAACACCGATATGCATTGCTACGGAAATCCACAGGTGAAAACTCCGAATATTGACCGGATATCCCGGCAGGGGATCCGCTTCGACAAGGCATACAATCAGTATCCCCTATCGGGTCCAAGCAGGGCTTCGCTGATGACCGGTTACCGTCCGGACAAAACTGGAGTATATGACCTGGAAGTCAATTTCAGGGAAAATCTTCCTTCAGCCAAAACCATTGCCCAACTATTCAGGGAAAATGGTTATTTCAGTGGTAGGATCGGAAAAATTTTCCACTATGGTGTTCCTGGAGAGATCGGTACCGACGGTATGGATGATTCCATATCATGGACTCAACGGTTTAATCCCATCGGGATTGATAAGACCGAAGAACACCTGATCACAAATTACACTCCAAAACGGGGACTGGGCAGTTCATTATCCTTTAGGGCGACAGATGGTACGGATAACGAACATACGGATGCCATAACAGCAAACGTAGCCATACAGATGATGCGTCAACATAAGGATAAATCGTTCTTTCTGGCTGTAGGCTTCTTCCGTCCCCACTGTCCCTATATAGCACCCAAAAAGTATTTCGACATGTATCCCCCCGACCAGTTATTACTACCCGAAGAACGTGAAGATGACTGGGCAAACAAACCGGATGTGGCAAAATTTACCGATCCTCTACACTGGGGATTATCGGAATCCCACCGCAGGGAAGTGCTTCAGGCCTACTATGCTTCCATTTCCTTTATGGATGCGCAAGTGGGAAAATTGCTGGATGCACTGGGAGAACTGGGATTGAAAGAAAACACAATCATTGTCTTCTGGAGCGACCATGGTTATCATGTCGGACAGCACGGGCAATGGATGAAACAGAGCCTGTTCGAACATGTGGCACGTACTCCGCTACTGATATCGGTTCCGGGAATCACTGACGGGACACCCTCTTCTCGGGTAGTCGAACTTGTCGATATTTATCCGACACTGGCAGAATTGTGCGAATTGCCTGCACCGACCGACCTGGATGGGAAAAGCCTTGTCCCACTGCTGAACAATCCCGGGATGGAATGGGATTATCCGGCTTTCACACAGGTTTTACGGTATCGAGATAATGTAGAGATAGAAGGACGTACTATCCGTAACGAAAGGTATCGCTATACGGAATGGAGCAAAGGCTTATATGGGTTAGAACTGTATGATTACGAAACAGATCCTCTGGAATTCACTAATCTTGCCAACGACAAGAAATACAAGAAAATAGTGGATGAAATGTCCTGGAAATTGAGAGCAAGCTATGAATAG
- a CDS encoding Gfo/Idh/MocA family protein, which produces MEKTNNNSKEENLNEQSSLLDDIKKTPKDISRRNVLKAFAGIPVAGLFGFELLKKINYDKDKRQRILQELGLDKMEFSIPDYGREQKQDIIRVGIIGFGQRAEQLSAGLGFMHPEEVKKRENNNTLKSWLEQENLHVAITGICDVFDLHAERGLTIANNNILSGASPFPVKRYHTYQEMLADKDIDAVIIATPDHHHARIAIDATKAGKHVYLEKSIAHTEEELNELYRAVKDSHITFQLGHQITQSTVFKQAKEIIDKNVLGKITLIETTTNRNTADGAWIRHLDSKGNLKPGDENNIDWKQWLGHTPHIPFSIDRFYNWTKWFAYDTGMIGQLFTHEFDAVNQLLRIGIPKSVSSSGGIYYWKDNREIPDSLHCIFEYPDRDLTLMYSGNLASSRNRGRVFMGHDASMELGQNIKITVDWNSTQYKKGIASGLIDTNSPILSFNPNAGEIDAVTSASEKYYADRGLTNTVISGQQIDVTHLHLREWLNCIRENKTPSANIEVAYEEGVTCLMAHRSYLEKRQVFWDDENKRII; this is translated from the coding sequence ATGGAAAAAACAAATAACAACTCGAAAGAAGAAAATCTGAACGAACAGAGTTCTCTTTTAGATGATATAAAAAAAACACCAAAAGACATTTCACGCAGGAATGTACTGAAAGCATTCGCAGGAATTCCGGTCGCAGGGTTGTTCGGTTTCGAACTGCTCAAAAAGATTAACTATGACAAGGATAAAAGACAACGGATACTTCAAGAGCTGGGACTTGATAAAATGGAGTTTTCTATTCCGGATTATGGTAGAGAACAGAAACAGGATATAATCCGGGTAGGAATTATAGGATTTGGGCAACGTGCAGAGCAATTATCAGCGGGCTTGGGATTTATGCATCCGGAAGAAGTGAAGAAAAGAGAAAACAACAATACATTAAAAAGCTGGCTGGAACAGGAAAATCTTCATGTTGCCATTACCGGTATTTGTGATGTTTTCGATCTACATGCGGAACGTGGCTTGACCATTGCAAATAATAATATCCTGTCGGGAGCGTCCCCATTTCCTGTCAAACGATACCACACATACCAGGAAATGCTTGCCGATAAGGATATTGATGCAGTCATAATTGCTACTCCCGATCATCATCATGCCCGTATTGCGATCGACGCCACCAAAGCAGGTAAACATGTCTATTTGGAAAAGAGTATCGCACACACAGAAGAGGAACTCAATGAATTATACCGTGCGGTAAAAGATAGCCATATTACTTTTCAGTTAGGACACCAAATCACGCAGAGTACTGTCTTTAAACAAGCCAAAGAGATTATTGACAAAAACGTATTGGGTAAAATCACCCTTATAGAAACGACTACTAACCGTAATACAGCAGATGGGGCATGGATTAGACATCTGGATAGCAAAGGTAATCTCAAACCCGGAGATGAAAATAATATCGATTGGAAGCAATGGTTAGGCCATACACCCCATATTCCTTTTAGCATCGACCGGTTTTATAATTGGACTAAATGGTTTGCTTACGATACCGGAATGATTGGTCAATTATTCACTCATGAATTTGATGCGGTCAATCAATTACTCAGGATTGGCATACCCAAGTCCGTGTCTTCTTCGGGAGGGATCTACTACTGGAAGGATAACCGTGAAATACCCGATAGCTTACATTGTATCTTCGAATATCCTGATAGAGACTTGACATTGATGTATAGTGGGAACCTTGCTTCCAGCAGGAATCGCGGAAGGGTCTTTATGGGACACGATGCATCAATGGAACTGGGGCAAAATATTAAGATAACCGTTGACTGGAATTCAACGCAATACAAAAAAGGGATAGCATCCGGATTAATTGATACCAATTCACCAATATTATCGTTCAACCCTAATGCAGGAGAAATCGATGCGGTCACATCGGCATCTGAGAAATACTATGCCGATCGCGGATTGACAAACACCGTTATAAGTGGTCAACAAATAGACGTAACACACTTGCATTTACGTGAATGGCTTAACTGCATCCGTGAAAACAAGACACCAAGCGCCAATATAGAAGTCGCTTACGAAGAAGGTGTCACATGTTTAATGGCACATCGTTCTTATCTTGAGAAACGACAAGTATTTTGGGATGACGAAAACAAAAGAATCATTTGA
- a CDS encoding DoxX family membrane protein: MINENNYSKSQLTLLLVLRFVIGWHILYEGISKILNPQWTSANFLQESQGILSGLSGWIISNPNILAIVDFMNIWGLVTIGLGLIFGFLFKPAAIIGSFLVFIYYLNVPPMVGYEYTLPSDGSNLVVNRTLIEAIVLFGLALFPTSKIFGLDFFIYSRDKRKLQYGKNK; this comes from the coding sequence ATGATAAATGAAAATAATTATTCGAAATCTCAACTCACATTATTACTCGTACTCCGGTTTGTTATTGGTTGGCATATTCTGTACGAGGGAATATCGAAAATTTTAAATCCTCAATGGACATCAGCAAATTTTCTTCAGGAGTCACAAGGAATTTTATCAGGTCTTTCCGGTTGGATTATCTCAAATCCCAATATTTTGGCCATAGTCGATTTCATGAATATCTGGGGACTGGTGACCATAGGGTTAGGATTGATATTTGGATTTCTTTTCAAACCGGCGGCTATTATAGGATCGTTTTTAGTTTTCATCTATTACCTGAACGTTCCGCCTATGGTGGGATATGAATATACCCTGCCTTCCGACGGGAGCAACTTGGTTGTTAATAGAACACTCATTGAGGCAATCGTTCTCTTTGGATTAGCCCTTTTCCCGACAAGTAAAATATTCGGATTAGATTTTTTTATTTATTCTCGTGATAAAAGAAAACTTCAATATGGAAAAAACAAATAA
- a CDS encoding sulfatase family protein: MVAFLESNMLKKGKIWAYLIGSICFSQNIWGQKPSASPPNILVFIADDAGMDFGCYGNPAIKTPNIDRLATKGIRFKNAYVTSPQSSPSRTSMMTGMFAHTIGTEDLHTPLKEGIKIIPFYFSEAGYYTGSMLKTHWGLEGDKQFDRVIPGGYLPNQGNLTEESYKNYIDFLHACENNPFFLWVGFVDPHRPYNRNVCPQKNNPDKVKVPPYLVDGPDTRRDLTDYYDEITRMDENIGRMLSILDEKGKLDNTIVVFLSDNGMPFPRSKGSLYDSGIQTPLIFMWEGKINPGTVHENGLITTVDLAPTLLSLAGIPTPQSIYGESFHKVVLDHTGRGRNFIFAERNWHDTDEYIRCIRSEKYKLIYNAYYEFPHGTAADLSSSMSWYELKKQQRKGLLTKEQLQIFTAPRPMVELYDLENDPFELNNIADLQEYVQEGRKLAKLLTQWQEETHDHPSWKHKRADKNDRITGFLLFDEIPELRDE, encoded by the coding sequence ATGGTAGCCTTTTTAGAGTCAAATATGCTGAAAAAAGGAAAAATCTGGGCATACTTGATCGGAAGTATATGTTTCTCACAAAATATCTGGGGGCAAAAACCGTCTGCTTCTCCACCCAATATTCTCGTTTTTATAGCCGATGATGCGGGTATGGATTTTGGTTGTTATGGAAACCCAGCAATAAAAACGCCTAATATCGATCGTCTGGCAACCAAAGGAATACGTTTTAAAAATGCATATGTGACCTCTCCCCAATCAAGCCCCTCCCGAACCAGTATGATGACAGGAATGTTTGCCCATACCATAGGAACAGAGGATTTGCATACTCCATTGAAAGAGGGCATAAAAATAATACCCTTTTATTTCAGTGAAGCCGGATATTATACAGGCTCGATGCTAAAGACTCATTGGGGACTGGAAGGAGATAAACAATTTGACCGAGTGATCCCTGGAGGATATCTTCCAAATCAAGGTAATCTGACAGAAGAAAGTTATAAAAACTATATTGATTTTTTGCATGCATGTGAGAATAATCCTTTTTTTCTTTGGGTAGGCTTCGTTGATCCGCATCGTCCTTATAACAGGAATGTTTGCCCGCAAAAAAATAATCCGGACAAAGTAAAGGTTCCGCCATATCTGGTTGATGGGCCGGATACCCGTCGGGATCTTACGGACTATTACGATGAAATAACCCGGATGGATGAAAATATAGGCAGAATGCTTTCCATATTAGATGAAAAAGGAAAACTTGATAACACCATTGTTGTCTTTCTTAGTGATAATGGGATGCCCTTCCCCAGGAGTAAAGGCTCACTCTATGACTCGGGAATACAAACTCCACTGATCTTTATGTGGGAAGGAAAGATTAATCCCGGGACAGTACATGAGAATGGTCTAATCACTACTGTGGATCTTGCTCCTACACTTCTAAGCCTTGCCGGTATTCCGACACCACAAAGTATCTATGGAGAGAGTTTTCACAAGGTCGTCCTCGATCATACCGGAAGGGGTAGGAATTTTATCTTTGCCGAACGTAACTGGCATGATACGGATGAATATATCCGTTGTATCCGGTCCGAGAAATATAAGCTGATCTATAATGCCTATTATGAATTCCCTCACGGGACAGCAGCAGATCTGAGCTCAAGTATGAGTTGGTATGAGTTAAAAAAGCAACAAAGGAAAGGTTTATTGACAAAAGAACAACTTCAGATATTTACAGCACCCCGTCCTATGGTTGAACTTTATGATCTGGAGAATGATCCTTTTGAGTTGAATAATATCGCCGATCTACAGGAATATGTTCAAGAGGGTAGAAAATTAGCCAAATTACTTACCCAATGGCAGGAGGAGACTCACGATCATCCTTCATGGAAGCATAAAAGAGCTGATAAGAATGATCGTATAACAGGTTTTTTATTATTTGATGAAATTCCGGAATTGAGAGATGAGTAA
- a CDS encoding dihydrodipicolinate synthase family protein, with amino-acid sequence MNATINPEVLKRLRGGGFIPAHPLALHEDLTIDEETQRRLTRYYISCGVDGIAIGVHTTQFEIRDPEYNYYEKVLEIAADEIKKVNPDTSFIKVAGICGPTPQAVKEARIAKSLGYDLGLLSMGGLSSLSEKELIGRAKAVAQVIPVFGFYLQPSVGGRIFSYSFWKEFCDIDNVYAIKTAPFNRYHTLEVVRAICNSRRDKEISLYTGNDDNIVLDLITPYRIHTGDRLVEKKFVGGLLGHYAVWTKKSIGLFRHIRDGLQSDTLNYEEILKVAVEVTDMNAAIFDVPNNFKGSIAGIHEVLRRQGLLKGIWCLSPKEKLSEGQADEIGRVISQYEKWTDDEYVKEFIANDR; translated from the coding sequence ATGAATGCTACAATAAATCCAGAAGTTTTAAAACGATTAAGAGGAGGCGGATTCATACCTGCGCATCCACTCGCCCTGCACGAAGATTTAACTATTGATGAAGAGACGCAACGAAGGTTGACTCGCTATTATATCTCTTGCGGTGTCGACGGGATAGCTATTGGCGTCCATACTACCCAGTTCGAGATCCGAGACCCGGAATATAATTATTATGAGAAAGTACTGGAAATTGCCGCTGACGAAATCAAAAAAGTAAATCCGGATACCTCATTTATAAAAGTGGCCGGTATCTGTGGGCCGACTCCACAGGCGGTAAAGGAGGCCCGTATTGCAAAAAGCCTCGGCTACGATCTGGGGTTACTTAGCATGGGGGGATTAAGTTCCCTTTCGGAAAAAGAGCTTATCGGGCGTGCCAAAGCTGTCGCACAAGTGATCCCGGTATTCGGGTTTTACCTGCAACCCTCTGTGGGAGGGAGGATATTCAGCTATTCGTTTTGGAAGGAATTCTGCGATATAGATAATGTCTACGCAATCAAGACTGCCCCTTTCAACAGGTATCATACTTTGGAGGTAGTACGGGCAATCTGTAATTCCAGAAGAGACAAGGAGATTTCCCTTTACACCGGCAATGATGACAATATCGTGCTGGATTTGATCACTCCCTATAGGATCCATACAGGAGACCGGCTGGTTGAAAAAAAGTTCGTGGGCGGGTTACTGGGACATTACGCCGTCTGGACAAAAAAATCGATCGGACTATTTCGCCATATAAGGGACGGGTTACAAAGTGACACCCTGAATTATGAGGAGATACTGAAAGTAGCCGTTGAAGTTACCGATATGAATGCCGCCATTTTTGATGTGCCCAATAATTTCAAGGGTTCCATTGCAGGAATTCATGAAGTACTGAGAAGGCAGGGATTATTGAAAGGAATATGGTGCTTGAGCCCCAAAGAGAAATTATCGGAAGGACAAGCAGACGAGATCGGGAGGGTTATCTCCCAATATGAAAAATGGACGGACGACGAGTATGTGAAGGAATTTATTGCCAACGACAGATGA
- a CDS encoding NAD-dependent epimerase/dehydratase family protein, whose protein sequence is MKTFDKNTVLQEYLKPSPQLLNDIVKIEGDILILGAGGKMGPAMAKLAKDAINETKIRKRVIAASRFSDPDVWNDLNNHGITTIKADLLNEDDLKKLPGTPNVIYLAGHKFGTTGNESYTWAMNTFLPGMVAKRFKQSNIVAFSSGNVYPLSPVTSGGMPEEMPASPIGEYAQSCLGRERIFQYFSQKNDTPILIYRLNYANDVSYGVLLEIAKSVYGDREIDLAMGNVNVIWQGDANEIAIRSLLHCAVPAKILNVTGPETISVRWIAQEFGKTFNKTAKFTGIEESNALLSNAAECFNLFGYPNISLKQMIELVSHWVIEGGEIKEKPTHFQEREGKF, encoded by the coding sequence ATGAAAACATTTGATAAGAATACCGTATTACAAGAATATTTGAAGCCCTCGCCTCAATTATTGAATGACATCGTTAAGATAGAGGGTGATATCCTTATTCTGGGCGCAGGTGGTAAAATGGGGCCTGCCATGGCCAAACTGGCCAAGGATGCCATCAACGAAACGAAAATCCGGAAACGGGTCATCGCCGCATCAAGGTTTTCCGATCCTGACGTATGGAACGATCTGAACAACCACGGCATTACAACCATCAAGGCGGACCTGCTGAATGAAGATGATCTAAAAAAGCTACCTGGAACTCCCAACGTGATATATCTGGCGGGGCATAAATTTGGCACTACAGGGAATGAATCCTATACCTGGGCAATGAACACATTCTTGCCGGGGATGGTGGCTAAGAGATTCAAGCAATCCAATATCGTGGCATTCTCTTCGGGGAATGTCTATCCTTTATCACCTGTTACATCAGGAGGAATGCCAGAGGAGATGCCGGCTTCTCCCATAGGAGAGTATGCCCAATCCTGTCTGGGAAGGGAAAGAATTTTCCAATATTTTTCCCAAAAGAATGATACTCCTATCCTGATATACAGATTAAATTATGCCAATGATGTATCCTATGGTGTATTGCTGGAGATCGCCAAGTCAGTCTACGGGGATAGGGAAATCGATTTGGCGATGGGGAATGTCAACGTAATCTGGCAGGGGGATGCCAATGAAATTGCTATCAGGTCACTTCTCCATTGTGCCGTGCCGGCCAAGATTTTGAACGTTACAGGTCCCGAAACAATATCGGTAAGATGGATTGCCCAGGAATTCGGAAAAACTTTCAATAAAACAGCGAAATTTACCGGCATCGAAGAATCGAATGCTTTGTTAAGTAATGCCGCCGAGTGCTTCAACCTTTTCGGATATCCCAATATCAGTTTGAAACAAATGATCGAGCTGGTCAGCCATTGGGTTATCGAAGGAGGAGAGATAAAAGAAAAACCCACCCATTTTCAAGAAAGGGAAGGAAAATTTTAA
- a CDS encoding Gfo/Idh/MocA family protein, with protein sequence MKNKLREPGRRKFFKDAATLGVMGTIGGGYLLSSCNKPGKTTIASSYEAPVFPTKAPDGKMLKAGLIGCGGRGTGAAVNFINAGPNLQLIALADLFQDQIDKCRATLKKNNNVEIPDENCFVGFDAYQRLIDSDVDVIIQATATHFRPMHLKAAVEARKHCFIEKPAAVDPVGIRSVIASGKMAESMGLTIVAGTQRRYQDDYNKTFSMIKNGAIGELISANCYYNRGGVGNFIRKPEWSDMEAMIRNRANWRWLTGDSIVNLMIHNIDGVNWFFEKHPVKASGVGGRYHRPTGDMYDFFSVDFVFDDNKHYQGMCREMDGCTNNVGDIILGTKGYTNGQNKIFDYNGNIIWEYEYPLGKDGQPTNSTAISPYDQEMICFVTAVRTNKPINDAEQLAHSTLTGIMGRESAYTGKDVTWDDIIYSDLKLGPDEYKWGLVDIQPVSPVPGIAVTR encoded by the coding sequence ATGAAAAATAAATTAAGAGAACCCGGCAGAAGAAAATTTTTTAAAGATGCTGCCACTTTAGGAGTAATGGGAACAATCGGAGGAGGATACCTACTCTCATCCTGTAACAAACCGGGAAAAACAACAATAGCCTCCTCCTACGAAGCACCGGTTTTTCCGACAAAAGCTCCCGATGGGAAAATGTTAAAAGCCGGACTGATTGGCTGCGGTGGAAGAGGAACCGGTGCGGCAGTGAATTTTATCAATGCTGGTCCCAATTTACAACTTATCGCCCTTGCAGATTTATTTCAGGATCAAATCGATAAATGCAGGGCAACATTAAAGAAAAATAATAATGTTGAGATTCCCGATGAAAACTGTTTTGTGGGGTTTGATGCCTATCAACGGCTGATAGATTCCGATGTGGATGTAATTATACAGGCTACTGCAACGCATTTTAGGCCTATGCATCTGAAGGCTGCAGTAGAGGCCCGGAAACATTGTTTTATTGAGAAGCCTGCCGCAGTCGATCCTGTAGGTATCCGATCAGTCATTGCTTCGGGGAAAATGGCAGAATCAATGGGTTTAACAATCGTTGCCGGTACACAAAGAAGGTATCAGGACGATTATAATAAAACATTCAGCATGATCAAAAATGGTGCTATTGGCGAACTCATATCTGCCAACTGCTATTACAACAGGGGAGGAGTTGGGAATTTCATACGAAAGCCCGAATGGAGCGATATGGAAGCAATGATCAGGAACCGGGCAAACTGGAGATGGCTGACGGGTGACTCCATTGTAAATTTAATGATTCATAATATTGACGGGGTAAATTGGTTTTTTGAAAAGCATCCGGTAAAAGCATCGGGGGTTGGAGGACGTTATCACAGGCCAACAGGGGATATGTATGATTTTTTCAGTGTGGATTTCGTTTTCGATGATAATAAGCACTACCAGGGGATGTGTCGTGAAATGGACGGATGCACTAATAATGTAGGTGATATAATTTTAGGGACAAAAGGGTATACAAATGGACAGAACAAAATATTTGATTATAACGGCAATATTATCTGGGAATATGAATATCCACTGGGAAAAGATGGTCAGCCGACCAACAGTACAGCCATTTCGCCCTATGACCAGGAGATGATATGTTTTGTGACAGCTGTTCGAACGAATAAGCCTATTAATGATGCAGAGCAGCTTGCTCATTCAACCCTCACAGGTATTATGGGAAGAGAATCAGCTTACACGGGCAAGGATGTCACATGGGATGATATTATCTATTCGGATTTAAAGCTTGGTCCGGATGAATACAAATGGGGACTCGTTGATATTCAACCCGTATCACCTGTCCCGGGTATAGCGGTAACACGCTAA